TGGACCTGGGGTGGAACCCGTGGTGGTTCATCTTCCTGCTGGGCGCGTACTCGCTCTGCTCCGGGCCGATGTGGAGCCTGCTGGCGGTGATCTCCCTGACCCACCTGAAACACGGGGAAAGGGACTACCCGTTGGTGAGGATGGCGGCGACCATCGGCTGGATGGCCGGTGGTGCGATCGGCAGTTACGTGCTGCACGCGGACATGAGCGTGGACGCCGGCTATGCGGCGACCGTGGCGCGGGTGCTCACCGCGGCCATCGGCTGCCTGCTGCCGTTCACGCCGCCGTTGGGGAAGGGGGTGTCCTGGAAAAGCCTGCTGGGTTTTGATGCGTTCGGCCTGCTGAAGCAGCGGGACCATCTGGTGTTCTTCGTGGTCACCACGCTGTTCTCCATCCCGCTGGCGGCATTCTACATGTATGGGGCGGAAATGTTCCGCTGGCTGGGAGATGCCCGGCCGACCGCGACGATGACCATGGGGCAGGTGACGGAGCTGGTGGCCATGCTGTTCGTGGGCGTGCTGATGATCCGCTTCCGGATCAAGACCATCCTGCTGTGGGCGATGGGGCTTTCGGTGCTGAGATACGGGATGAGCGCGTGGGCCGGTCACACGGGCGTCTGGGCGTGGCACCTGGGAGGGGTGGCCCTCCACGGGGTCTGCTACACGCTTTATTTCATCACCGCGCAGGTGTTCCTGGACCGCAGGGTGGATGCGGGCATGAGGGGGCAGGCGCAGGGCCTGCTGGCTTTCGTTTCCGGAGGTCTCGGCCCCTGTGTGGGTGCATGGATCTGCGGTGGCCTGCGGAGCCTGCTGGTGGATGGCTCCGGGGACGGATGGATGGAGTTCTGGGGTGTTCTCACCGCGATGATCGCGGTGTGCTTCACCGGCTTCGCGGTCTTTTACCGCGGCGGGGCATCGAAACCGGCCGGTGGGTGAAAGAAAGTTGAGAGTTGAGGGTTGAGAGTTGGTCTGGAGCAGCCTGCGCTGCCCAACCCTGCACTCCCAACTTTCCTTTTCAGGATGAAAGGCGACGCTCAACCCGCCAGTTCGCAGGCCAGGCGGATGGCGGCGATCATTGACGACGGATCCGCGATGTTCTTCCCGGCGATGCCATAGGCGGTGCCGTGGTCCGGGCTGGTCCGCGGTTTCGGCAGGCCGAGCGTGACGTTCACGGCGGTGTCGAAATCGAGGAGCTTCAGCGGGATGAGTCCCTGGTCATGGTACATGGCGATGACCGCGTCATGGGCACCCATGGCCGCCTCGCGGAAGATGGCGTCCGGGACGGCGGGGCCGGTGTATTGTGCGTTGCCGTCCCCGCGGAGGACATCGAGCGCGGGGGAAATGATCGTCCTTTCCTCGTTACCGAAGGCACCGTTCTCACCGGCATGGGGATTGAGTCCGGCCACGGCGATGCGTGGCAGGTTGATGCCGCGGCGGGAAAGGAAGGCGGCGGTCAGGCGGGAAATGCGGATGATCTTTTCCGCGGTGAGGAGCGTGGGGATGGACTTGAGCGGTTCATGGATGGTGGCCAGGCCCACGGTCAGGCGCTCCCCGGTCAGGAGCATGCCGAAGTCCTCCACGCCGAAGGCATCCGCGAAAAATTCCGTCTGGCCGGGAAAGGTGAAACCCACGGATTGGAGCGCTTCCTTGGAGACCGGGGCGGTCACCACCGCGTCTCCGGTGCCGGCCTTGAGGCGGGCGGCGGCTTCCTCCAGCCCGGCCATGGCGGCCTCCGCGGAGCGGCGGTCCGGCTTTCCGGGGGTGCCCGCCCCGGTGTCGCCCAGGACCTCATAGTCGAACCCGGCCGGGAGCTTTCCGGAGGAGAGCGCCTTGCCGATCACTTCCGGGCCGATGCCGGCCGGATCTCCGGCGGTGATGAGGATGCGTGGCATGCGGGGAGTTTCAAGCGGACCGCGGCGGATGCCAAGAGATGAAATCGAAATCGCCACCGGTCCGGGCTTGCGGGGCCGGAGGGGGGAGGGCTAGCCTGCGACCCATGCTGAATCAGTTGATACGCGCTTTCGCGGTCGCGGCGGGATGTTTCGTCCTGACGCAGTGCGCCGGATCCGGGAAGATGGGCACGGGCAACATGGGCGGCCCCACGGTGGAGGAGCGCAACGCCAGGATCGCGAACGAAGCCACCGGCGACTTCTACTATGGCCGCCGTTATTTCGTCGAGAAGACCCGCTTCTGGGGCTACCTGAGGAAGCCCCGGCAACCGTGGAGCAAGGCGAAGCTGGTCATCTTCCGCGAGGACCGGATGAAAAATCCCGACCGCCTGCCGGAGGCCGGTCCCGCGGGACAGCGGTACGCCTTTGACAACAACTACGAATACCGCATCCGTGGCCACTTCACCGGCAACGAGGCGTATGACCCGAACAGCAACCAGTTCCTCCAGGAGTTCATGCTGACCGGTTACGAAGTGGTTGACCGGAACCCCGGCTGGCTGTTCCGGCCGGATGACCGGTATGAAAAGACGCGGATCACGGTCTATCCCCGCTGATCCATTATCCGGCCTTCCCGCAGGTTCCACATGAAAGACAAAGGCATATCCAGGGACGTCGGTGCCGGTGGCAAGCGCACGCGGGGTGAAGATCCCGGCCTGGGTGGATTCCACCGGGCGGGCGGCGTTCCGCTTCCGGAACCCGGTGATCCCGCGGAACGATCCGCAACGGGCGGGCGCCGCCGTCGCCGGGCGTCCAGCGAGGATCGGTACTCCCACGAGAAAGATCACAAGCGGGCGAGGTCCGCGATGATGATCTGGACCATGCTGCTGGGTGCCGGTGGCATCGTGGTGATCGCCATTTCCGTGGGCATCTGGCTCAAGTCGGAAAGCGACCGGAGGAACGATACGACGGACACCGGAAGGACGACCACCGAATACATCCGCATCGAGGAGCCCGCCGAAAAGAAGAAGATGGGTGAGGCGGAAGCCGTGGCACTGGCGACCAAGGCACTGGCGGCCAGGGCCGAAGAGGACATCCTTGCCGTGATCGATCCGGGACCGGTGCCTGCGTCGGAAGTGGGGGGATTTTTGCAGGGCCTCCAGGAACGGGAAGGGACGATCACCGGGTATGATCTGATGGCGCGTCTGGACAGCCCGCGGGAGGACTTGGTGGGGGTGGTGGTTTCCTTCGAAAAAGACGGGGAAAAGGGGAACCGCATCGCGTTGTTCGCGCCGGATGGCAGCGGGCAATGGAAGATGGATTTCCCCGCATTCTCCAGAATGGCGACGCCTTCATGGGATGACCTGCTCACCGGGCCGGCGGAGAGTGCCGTCGTCCGGGTGTATGTGGAGAGGGACCAGTATTTCAATGGTCCGTTCAGCGAAAGCGATGGTTGGGTCTGCTATGGAGTGGCCTCGCCGGATGTGGACCGGCTGCTTTTCGGTTACTGCAAGAAAGACAGCCCGCAGGATCTGGCGATCCGGTCGCTGCTCGACATCAGGAAGATGGCGCGGGTGACGGTCGCGCTTGAAAAAGCGGAAGGCGCGGACAGCCGGCAGTTCGTCATCAAGCGGGTGCTTGCCCATGACTGGCTGGTGGGCGATGAGCCGGCCGATGAGGCCGGACGTTGAGGTAAGGGTCGCGACTGCCGGGTCCGCCCGTAGCGAATTTAGTGAGAAATTCGGCGGGGGCGGTCCACCATCAGCAATCCAACTCCGGTTCGCGTGGACCTCTCCTCAACCCGCTGCCATGGAATCTCCAGATTGATTCGCGAACGTGAAACCGGACAAAATTGATTTCTCCACTGTGGCGCCACGCGAGAAAAACGGTAAAAGCTCCTGGTATCCCGAGTAGGAAATTTCCCCCGACAATGATCCCTCCCGTCTTCCTCATTGCCTTTTCCGGTCATCGTCCGAGCGACTCTCCCGGCAGGAGGGAGGAGGATCTCGCCGCGACCACGGAGCGTCTCCTGGAGTGCTTCACCGCCCTGCGCGGGCGTGCCGCTCTCGTGAACGGGGAAATCCACCTCGTCGCCAGCCTCGCGGCGGGTGGGGACATCATCGCGTGCGAGGCGGCGCTTTCCCTTGGCATGCCGCTCCACATCGTCCTGCCGATGACGGCTCCCGCGTTCATGGGGACCTTCGGCGGGTTGGAACATTGGATCCCACGGGCGGAGGTGATCCTGGAAACCATCGCCGCGGACGCCCGCCATACGCTCCGCATCGGCTCGGTGTCCGCCACCTCCCCGGAATGCTATGCAGAGGCGAACACCCGAATCCTGGAATCCGCGGATCTCCTCGTCACGCTGTCCACGCTGGCTCCGTCGAAGTCCATCGCCGGCACCACCCATCTGCTCGAACTCGCCAAGGCGCTGGGGATTCCCGCGCTCAATCTCAACCCGGCGGAACCGGCCGCCACCCTGCCGGTTATTCCGGCGGCTTTCGCCGATCCCGGCTGCGGAACCCTCAAGCCGTTCCGGCAGCTTTCCTCCCACATCGAGTGCGGTGCTGGTCCCCTTACCTTCGCGGCGTTGGCCCGCTGCCTGAGCAACGCGGCCCACCGGTCTTCCCGCTGGTTCCGCATGGCCACCGCCCTGGCGATCAGCGCGCACGCGCTCGCCACCATCCTCGCGGCTGCGGCGGCTTCGTATTACTACGTGCTGAAAACCGGGAAAGCCGGTGCGCTTTCGGACCATGTACTGGTCCTCCTCGCCGTGGTCGCCTTCATCGAGGTCATCCTCGTGTTCGGCGGCTGGTGGCTGGAGCATCGCGTCCACCGTGGCGGGGGGCAGAGGATTTGGCTGAATTGCCGTTTTGCCCGCGAATTGATGAGGGGGATGGAAACTTCCCAAGTGTTTTTCGATCCCCTGCGGCCGGAGATCCAGTACCACCAGCCGGGGTGGAAGAGGTTCGCCATCACCGCGTCGCTCGCCTTTCTCCGTGAGCAGGGGAATGCCGATCTTACGCAGAAGGAGATCCTGGATCGTTACCGGAAAAAATACCTCGATGACCGGTTGCTGGAGCAGGCGGAATGGTTCGCCGCCCGGGCCGCTGAAGCATCCAGACCCTCGGCCTGGTTCCATTTTCTGACCCACCGCGCCGCGCTCGCCGCCCTGCTGGTCGTGGGGGCTGCCTGTGTGGTGAAAGTAACCGCCGCGCTGACGCACTCCTTCCTTTTCCAATCGCCCACGTTCCTTCTCTTCCTGCCCATCCTGCTTCCGCTGCTCGCCAGCCTGGGGGCCTCGTTCGGGGCGGCCTTCGACTACCAGCGGCGGGCGGTCCGCTACCGGGAACTCGCGGAGATGCTCCGCCGGGCGGCGAAAACGCTCTCCGTGGTCTCCACGCTGCCGGACATCTCCGCGGTCATCCGGCAGACGGAGGAAGCCCTTTCCGACGAACTCATCGAGTGGCACGCCGCCCAGCGCAAGGGTCTGGGGCATTGACCGTGGCGGCGATCACCGGTCCCCGTCGTTGCGGGTGTCCGGAAAAAGAAAAGGCATCCGCCACCTGGGGTGGGGATGCCTTCCATGAATGGGAGCGGGTGCGGGATCAGTAGGACGACTCCACCCGGTGGGCGACGTCGCGGTAGCCGTAGTCCACCTCGTAGATCTGCTTGAAGGAATCGAGGGCGTTCTCCTTGTCTCCCATCTCGTCGTGGATGATGCCCTTCTCGTAGAGGACTTCCTTCTTCGTGTTGTCCATCGCCACCATGTCGGCGAGGGCGTCGGCGAGCTGCTTGGCGGCCATGTCGAACATGCCCTTCGCCTTGAAGGTGCGGCCGAGCAGGAGGAGGACCTTCGACTGGATGTGCGGGTTCCGCTTTGCCTGCTGGAGCTGCGGGATGGCGCCGCTGTAGTCGCCGGCGTGGAAGAGCGCCTGGCCGAGTTCGAAGCGCAGGGTCGGGTCGGTCGGGTTCTGCTCGACGCGGCGCTTCGCTTCATCGACCTGTTCGGTGATGCGCTCGGCCTTGCGGGCTTCGAGGGTGGCCTGGAGTTCCGGGTTGGAAGGATCCGCCGCCGCGGCTTCCTCCAGGGCCTTGAGGTCGGCTTCGGCGGCCTTGTCCTTCATGGTGGTCGCCTTGGTGGCCAGGGCGACGTCCCCGTTGCTGAGGGTGTGGGCCCAGCCGTAGAAGGTGTGGGCGTTGTGCCAGTCCTCGAGCTGCTCATAGACGAAGGCCAGATCCTTCACGGTGGCGAGGTTGTTGGAGTCCGTGTTGTAACGCTCGACGATGCGGTCGCGGCGTTCCTCGAGCTGCTCCTTGGTGAGGCCGGTTCGGGAGGCTTTTTCCAGTTCCTCGGTCTGGCCGGCGTTCTTCATGAGGGAGCGCATGTCCGCGTTCTCATCCCACTTCTGCTTCTGCATGGAAGCCTTCGCGGAGGCGTCCTTCGCGCCCTTGATGGCGGCGGAGTCGGTCGGATGGTGCTTCACGATGTCCGCATAGACTTCGGACGCTTGGAGCGGCTGGTCGCGGGAAAGGTAGTGGTCGGCCAGCTTGTGGAGGAGTTTCGCGTTCTCCGGGTGGCCCTTGCGGATGGTTTCGAGGGCGAACGCCGCGGTTTCGTACATCTCCAGCTTCAGGCAGGTGTCGAAGAGCAGGTCGTTGGAGGCTTCATTGTAGGGGTCTTCCTCGAGTTCCTTCTCGATGACAGGCAGGGCGGCGAGGGGATCTTTCTTTGCCTGGCCGGCGGCTTTGGAACCGCCGCCAGTCTGCAGGCCGAAAAGCCCCGCGGCTTTCTTTTTGACGCCGCCGGTGTGCTGGACCTCGATCTTGCGCAGGAGTTTCCGTCCTTCGATGAAACCGGGGGCATCCTTGAGGATGGCTTGGAGGAGGCTGATCCCGTAGGTCAGGTTGGAGGTCTGGACGGCGGTAAGGGCTCTGAGCCACAGGGGTTTGAGAGTGGCTGAAAGGTCCTTTTCGGTGATCTCAGGCATGGTAGGAAACGGCTTCGGTTTTTTTGGAGTAAGCCACAACAGCGTGGCGGAACGACTGGAAAATGGCCCCAACCGGCAGGCTTGGCAAGCGTCCGGTTCATTCCTTGCGAGGAGCCGTCCGTTTGGGCCGTATCCGCACCGTGGCGGCGATCACCGGTCGCCGTTTCTGAAAACAGGCGGGGAAGGCCCGCCGCGCTGGAGTTGCAAGCCGGCTTGGTCTGCCGGGGAGGTTTGGTGGAAGGGAATCCATGTCCTCACAGCCCCGGCGACCGGTGATCGCCGCCACGCCTGTTGCCTCCTACTTTGGGATTGTGCCATTCCCGTGCATCCGGTAGAATCCCGCCCATCGGCACGGGCAATCCGGTTTTCCCGCCGTGCCATCCCCAATCCATCCCATATGCCCCAGCGTCCCCAGTCACGTCGTCCATCCCGCGGTCGCGGCCGTAGTTACGGTCCTCCGAAAAGATCCACCAAGGATGAGGAGGAAAAGGCGGTGGAAGTCGAGGGGGAGATTTCTTCCGTTCTCGCCGGCACCATGTTCCGGGTGAAGCTGGAGAGCGGCCATGAGGTTCTGGCGCACATCTCCGGTAAGATGCGCAAGCGTTTCATCCGCCTCGTCGTCGGTGACAGGGTGAAGATGGAGATGTCTCCCTACGACCTGACGAAGGCGCGCATCGTCTTCCGCCTGAGCTGAGGTTGGAACAGCCGCCGCTTCCCCGCAGGAAGCGGCTTTTTTGTGCCGTCATTCCACGTCGGCCCCGGTCTCTGCCGCTTCCAGGGCATTGGTGGACTGGACGGTCCTGCGCTCGACGACGATCTCTCCCAGCAGCTCGCTCTGCCGGACCATGAACTGGTTCAGCTTCATGAGTTCCAGGACGGCGAGGAACATGACGATGACCTCCGCCTTGGTGGTGGCGGATGCGAAGAGGGTGTCGAAACGCTGCGCCTGCCCCGGCTGGAAGCGGTCCAGCAGGAACTCGATCTTGTCCGCGACGGTGTAGCGGTCGTCGATGATGTCGCCGAAGTCGTGGGACTCCTCGAAGCGCTTCAGTACGTTCTGGAAGGCGCGGATGAGATCGAAGATGGATACCTCCGCGAGCGGGGCGGTGTCCTCCACCGGCAGTTCCGGGGCGTCCGGCTGGTGGGCGAAGCGGCCTTCCTGCTCGATCTCACGGAGGCTGAGGAACCCGGCGGCGTCCTTGAATTTCTTGTATTCGATGAGCTGGCGGATGAGTTCCCAGCGGGGATCATCCTCCTCCGCGTCCTCTTCCGGGGGCTGGTCCACCCTGGGCAGCAGCGTCCGGCTTTTCAGATACATCAGGTTGGCGGCCATGACGATGAACTCGGAGGCCAGGTCGATGTTCAGCAGTTTGAACGTGTTGATGTAGTCCAGATACTGGCGGGTGATCCGTTCGATGGAGATCGAGTGGATGTCGACTTCATCCTTTTTGATCAGATAAAGCAGGAGATCCAGCGGACCTTCGAAGATTTCCAGGCGGACTTTGTAGTCGTTGGCTTCCACGCGGGGAGGGTTACGGGATCACGGCACCATGAGCGAGGGAAAATTGGCTCGCAAGATCAATGGGACCCGTTGAATCTAACCGTCGTGGCCCGGAGGGGCGTCATTTATGGAACCCGACAGAATACAGAATTTCAATGACCGGCTGAACCAATGGATCGCCGGCCAGGGGTTCTGGTTCCAGTTGAAGTATTCCATGTCCGGGAAGAAGGGGCTGACGGGGGCGGGGGGATATCATTTCCTCCGGCTGGCGTTCCGCTCGCTGGTGTTTCTGGTGGTGCTGGGGTTGGTTGCCGGGATCTATCTCATCCGTCTGCCGAATACGGAGAGGTTCGCGGAGAAGATGGAAGCCTCGATGAAGGAGGCACTGAGAGGGAAGGATGTGATGCTGGAAAGCTTTTCCAGGGACCAGGGCAGGATGAGCATCGCGCGGCTCGCGGTGATCGGAGGAGAGAATGTCTTTTTCACGGATTTCGAGGCGAAGAACCTCACCTGCCGCATGGGGCTGCTGGACAGCGTGGCATCCCCGTGGCGGATGGACGGGATGTCGATGTCCGATCTGGTGATCAACATCCGTGCCGGCGCGGGGGACGCAGCCACGGCGGAGATGCTGGGGGATACGTTGTTCAGCCCCATCCCTGGGGTGGCGCTGGATTCGATCGACTGTGAGAACACGACCGTGACCTGGGGGTTCACGGCGTTGTCAAAGGGCAGGATCGAAGGCAGCCAGATGAAGGTGCGCCGCAGGAATGACGGTTGGTGGCTCCAGTTCAAGGGCGGGACATTTTCCCAGAACTGGCTGAAGGGGCTGGAGATCGAGGAACTGGCCGTGGTCTGCAGGCGGGATGGCGTCACGGTGGAAAAGGGACTGCTGCGGAAAGGGTCCGGCACCGTGGATGTTTCCGGACTGACCATCCGCGGAGCGGAGCGGCCGGATGTGAACGGGATCGCCAAGCTGAGGAACATGCCGCTGGACGGGATGTTGCCGGAGTCCGCCGAATACCTGCTGGAGGGGGTGGTCTCAGGGGCGTTGCGGCTTTCCGGTTCGACCAATTCCCAGGAGGGGATCGCGATGACCGGACGGATCGAGCTGGGTGAGGAGGATTGGGTGGTGTTGCGCGAGCGGATCCCCCTCCTGCGGGCATTGCGGATGGTGGACTCTTTCAACAACTACCGCCGGGTGCGTTTCCTGGCGGGGTCCTTTGATCTGAAAAGCGGGGGCGGGCGTCTCCAGTTGGATGAGATCGACCTGGTTTCGGGGGATCTGATGACGTTGAAAGGAGGATTGGTCGTGCGCCCGCCGACGAAGGAGGAGAAGGAGAAATCGGTGGAACATCCCGCGCCCGGATCCCCGTTGTCGGTGGAGGCCGGTGGGATCAAGGCGGGCGGAGAGGATGGATTCTCCCTCCGTCGCGCCGCGGAACTGAGCCGCAGGAAGACGGCGGGCGGTGGCCAGGACGGACTCTGGCAGCGTTATGAGGCGACGGTGGAGGAGCGTGCCTTCCAGTCGGAAATGGCCGCGAAGCTCGCGGAAACCCTGCGCTACGAGGGCGGGGTGGAGATCACCTTGCGTCCGGACGCCTTCGACCAGGCTCCGTCGCTCAAGGCGGCCCATCCGGTGGATGAGGGAACCGGCCGGATCTCGCTGCAGGTGCCCATTTCCGGGACGCTGGATCTGGTGACCTTCGCACAGGCGGAGGAAATCTACTCGAAAGGGAAGCGTTAGCCCGAAAGGGAAAGTTGAGGGCCGAAAGTTGAGGCGCAAGCTGCTCCAACCATCAACTCTCAACTTCCCTTCAAGCGTCAGCCCGCCGTCGCCGCGGTGAGGCCGAGGTTGGCGTAGATCTCGCGCGTGGCGTGGCTCTTGTTGAGCGTGTAGAAGTGGATGCCCTCCACGCCCTGGTCCAGCAGGTGGGCGCACTGTTGGGCGGCGTAGTGGATGCCCACCCGCTCGACGGACTGGGGGTTTCCACCGGCGCGGTCCAGCGCGCGCAGCAGCTTCGCGGGGTAGCGTGCGCCGGCGGCCAGTTCCGCCATCCGCTTCATGCCCTGCAGGGAGCTGATGGGCATGATGCCGGCGATGATGGGAATCCCGATGCCGGTGAAGCGGCAGCGGTCGCGGAAGTCCAGGAAGTCGTGGTTGTCGAAAAAAAGCTGGGTGCAGATGTAGTCCGCCCCCGCGTCCACCTTCGCCTTCAGGTGGTCCAGTTCATCGACACGGTTCGGCGTGGAGGGATGGCCTTCCGGGAAACCGGCGACGCCGATGCCGAAGCCGCGCGGGTCCGGGTGGATGCCCTTTTCGTTGAAACGCTTGATGAAGGCGACGAGGTCGGAGGCATGGCGGAAATCCCCCTCCGACCAGTCGTAGTCCGGGCGGTCGCGCGGCGGATCACCGCGCAGGGCGAGGATGTTGGAGACTCCGGCGGCGGCGTAGCGGGTGAGGATGGCCTCCACCTCGGCCTCGGAGTGGCCGACGCAGGTCAGGTGCGGGATGGGCGGGATGGAGGTGGTCCGCTTGATGCGGACGACGAGGTCATGCGTCATTTCCCGGGTGGTGCCGCCCGCGCCGTAGGTCACCGAGACGAAGGAGGGGTTGAGCGGTTCCAGCTCCCGGATGGTCTGGTAGAGTTCCTCCCAGGCCGCCGTGGTCCGTGGAGGGAAGAACTCGAAGGACAGGGATGGCTTGGAATCGGCGAGGATGTCCCGGATGTGCATGATCGTCGGTGATGGGCGGAAAATTCACGGGGCGCGAAACTTTACGGCCCGCGCGGAGTTTTTCATGTATCCCGTTGTTTGCACAGTGGCAACAGAAGCCCGATGAAATTTATGAAACCGATATCCTTTCCGATGGTGCTGGCAGGTCTGGTGATCCCCGCCGCGATGGCGGGCGCGCAGCCGGAAGATGGCGGGGAGCGCCGTCTCCCGGCGCGGCCCGGCATGGAGGAAGGAAAGGAAGGCCGGGGCGGGCGCGAGCGCCATTTCGGCAGGGGCTGGAGGGAGGCGGACGCCGACAACAGCGGAACGCTGACGCGCGCGGAATTCAACAACCTCCCCCGCATCCAGAAGCTTCCTGAGGAGAAGCGTGATAAGATTTTCAGCCGGTTCGACAAGGACCAGGACGGCATCCTCAGCGCGGAGGAACTGAAGGTGATGATGCAGCGGCCGCCGTCCGAAGGGGCGCGTGCCGCGATGATGAAATTCCGCGAGCTTGATACCGACAAGAGCGGCGGTGTGAGCCTCGCGGAACTGAAGGCGGGTGAACTTTTCAAGAAACTGCCGGTGGAGAAACAGGAAGCCCTGTTCGCCAGGTTGGATACCGACGGGGACGGGGAGATCACCATCAAGGACAAGCCCCCGGGCCCGCCGCGCGATGGTCCTGGTCGTCCGGACAAGGAAGGCAGGCCGGGCCGGGATGGAGAGGGCGGACCGAGCCGCGAGGGTGGCCCGGATCGCCCTCCACGGGATCCCAGGCGGATGCTCAAGGATCTCGACGAGAACAAGGACGGTGCGGTCAGTTTCGAGGAATTCAGGAAAGCGCCGCCCGTCCGGGATCTGGGCGAGGATGAGCAGGAGGACCGCTTCGAGGCACTGGACAAAAACGGCGACAAGAAGCTCGATGAAGCGGACTTCCCGCCTCCGGCACCGGAAGCGCAGTGAGGTGGACAGGCGGCCTCCGTGGTTGCGCGGCCCGGACGTGAACTGGGACCGCGGAATTCATTCCGCTTGGCTTCGCTTGATGACTGGAGCGCTGGATTCTCCGGGGCGGAATGAATTCCGCGGTCCCAGTCAGGCGATGATCCCGAGCGGTCCAAAAAAGAACCGCACCTTCCCGGAGGAAGGTGCGGTGGATGGAATGACCTGTGGCCGCCTCAGTTGGCTGGCTCCGGAAGGGCTTCGGTTTTCTTTTCCTTCACCACGTAGCTGCGGAGGTTGCCGCCCTTGCGGTTGCCCCACCACAGCACGATGGGCGTGGCGATGTAGACCGAGGAGATGGTGCCGATGATGAGGCCGACCAGGATGGTGAGGGCGAAGCCCTCCAGGGCCGGGCCGCCGCGGAAGTAGATGATGACCAGCGTGATGATCGTCGTTCCGGCGGTGAGGATCGTCCGGGCCAGTGTGGCGTTGATCGCCTCGTTCATAATGGACTCGATGGAGCCGGTCTCATAGCGCAGGCGCTCGCGGATCCGGTCGTAGATGACGATGGTGTCGTTGAGGGAGTATCCGGCGACGGTGAGGATGGCGCCCACGTGGAGCAGCGACAGTTCCGAGCCGAACAGGACGATGATGCCGATGGTGAGGACCACGTCATGGACGGTGGAGAGGAAGCCGCCGATGGCGAACGCGAACTCGAAGCGGAAGGCGATGTAGAGGAAGATGCCGACAAGGCCGAGGCACAGTGCGATGAGCGACTCCGTGATGTAGGTGCTGCCCGCGGAGGCGGAGACTTCCTGGGCGCTTTCGGCGACCTTGAACTCGCCGGGCGTGCCGTCCTGGTTCGCGGGCAGGCGCTCGCCCAGCACGGGGATGGATTCGCGCAGCTTCGCGGAGATGTTCGCGGCGTCCTCCGTGGCGCAACGCACGCTGAGGAGAACGCCGGTGGCGGCGCTGCTTTCCTCGGTCGCGTTCACTTCCTTGGAGAGGGTGAGGCCTTCGAGGGCCTTGTTCACCTCGTCGATGGGGATGAACTGCTCCTGCTCAAGCTGGAACTGGATGACCGTGCCGCCGGTGAAGTCGATGCCCAGGGCGTCGTTCCGCTTGATGTAGAAGTTCGTCGCGCAGACCACGATGATCACCGCGGAGATGACGAAGGCGATCTTCCGCTTGCCGAGGAAGTCGATCTTCGTCGGCGGGATGAGGCTCATGAAGGAGAGCTTCTTCAGGACGCCCAGGTCGATGGACCAGCGGAACAGCACGCGGGTCACCAGGATGGCGGAGAACAGGGATGCCAGGAGGCCGATGGTGAGGGTGACGGCGAAGCCCTTGATGGTGCCGCTGGCCAGCCAGAAGAGGATGACCGCGGTGATGAGGGAGGTGAAGTTCGAGTCGAAGATGGCGGTGAACGCCTTGTCGTAGGCGCTGCCGATGGCGGATTTCAGCGTCTTGCCGGCGGCCATTTCCTCGCGCAGGCGCTCGTAGATCAGCACGTTCGCATCAACGGCCATACCGATGGTGAGGATCATCCCCGCGATGCCCGGGAGGGAGAACGGGAAGCCGAACATGGCCATGATCCCGAAGAGGATGACACCGTTGACCAGCAGTCCGAAGACGGCGACCA
The window above is part of the Akkermansiaceae bacterium genome. Proteins encoded here:
- a CDS encoding MFS transporter encodes the protein MTSGFWIPSLTNIFRELGISQWVALAFMVPPLCALVSPLIGGALADQRMAANRLFAWSGMIGAVFLFSAFRSLDLGWNPWWFIFLLGAYSLCSGPMWSLLAVISLTHLKHGERDYPLVRMAATIGWMAGGAIGSYVLHADMSVDAGYAATVARVLTAAIGCLLPFTPPLGKGVSWKSLLGFDAFGLLKQRDHLVFFVVTTLFSIPLAAFYMYGAEMFRWLGDARPTATMTMGQVTELVAMLFVGVLMIRFRIKTILLWAMGLSVLRYGMSAWAGHTGVWAWHLGGVALHGVCYTLYFITAQVFLDRRVDAGMRGQAQGLLAFVSGGLGPCVGAWICGGLRSLLVDGSGDGWMEFWGVLTAMIAVCFTGFAVFYRGGASKPAGG
- the pdxA gene encoding 4-hydroxythreonine-4-phosphate dehydrogenase PdxA; its protein translation is MPRILITAGDPAGIGPEVIGKALSSGKLPAGFDYEVLGDTGAGTPGKPDRRSAEAAMAGLEEAAARLKAGTGDAVVTAPVSKEALQSVGFTFPGQTEFFADAFGVEDFGMLLTGERLTVGLATIHEPLKSIPTLLTAEKIIRISRLTAAFLSRRGINLPRIAVAGLNPHAGENGAFGNEERTIISPALDVLRGDGNAQYTGPAVPDAIFREAAMGAHDAVIAMYHDQGLIPLKLLDFDTAVNVTLGLPKPRTSPDHGTAYGIAGKNIADPSSMIAAIRLACELAG
- a CDS encoding SLATT domain-containing protein, whose product is MIPPVFLIAFSGHRPSDSPGRREEDLAATTERLLECFTALRGRAALVNGEIHLVASLAAGGDIIACEAALSLGMPLHIVLPMTAPAFMGTFGGLEHWIPRAEVILETIAADARHTLRIGSVSATSPECYAEANTRILESADLLVTLSTLAPSKSIAGTTHLLELAKALGIPALNLNPAEPAATLPVIPAAFADPGCGTLKPFRQLSSHIECGAGPLTFAALARCLSNAAHRSSRWFRMATALAISAHALATILAAAAASYYYVLKTGKAGALSDHVLVLLAVVAFIEVILVFGGWWLEHRVHRGGGQRIWLNCRFARELMRGMETSQVFFDPLRPEIQYHQPGWKRFAITASLAFLREQGNADLTQKEILDRYRKKYLDDRLLEQAEWFAARAAEASRPSAWFHFLTHRAALAALLVVGAACVVKVTAALTHSFLFQSPTFLLFLPILLPLLASLGASFGAAFDYQRRAVRYRELAEMLRRAAKTLSVVSTLPDISAVIRQTEEALSDELIEWHAAQRKGLGH
- the infA gene encoding translation initiation factor IF-1, yielding MPQRPQSRRPSRGRGRSYGPPKRSTKDEEEKAVEVEGEISSVLAGTMFRVKLESGHEVLAHISGKMRKRFIRLVVGDRVKMEMSPYDLTKARIVFRLS
- a CDS encoding segregation/condensation protein A, which encodes MEANDYKVRLEIFEGPLDLLLYLIKKDEVDIHSISIERITRQYLDYINTFKLLNIDLASEFIVMAANLMYLKSRTLLPRVDQPPEEDAEEDDPRWELIRQLIEYKKFKDAAGFLSLREIEQEGRFAHQPDAPELPVEDTAPLAEVSIFDLIRAFQNVLKRFEESHDFGDIIDDRYTVADKIEFLLDRFQPGQAQRFDTLFASATTKAEVIVMFLAVLELMKLNQFMVRQSELLGEIVVERRTVQSTNALEAAETGADVE
- the metF gene encoding methylenetetrahydrofolate reductase [NAD(P)H], which translates into the protein MHIRDILADSKPSLSFEFFPPRTTAAWEELYQTIRELEPLNPSFVSVTYGAGGTTREMTHDLVVRIKRTTSIPPIPHLTCVGHSEAEVEAILTRYAAAGVSNILALRGDPPRDRPDYDWSEGDFRHASDLVAFIKRFNEKGIHPDPRGFGIGVAGFPEGHPSTPNRVDELDHLKAKVDAGADYICTQLFFDNHDFLDFRDRCRFTGIGIPIIAGIMPISSLQGMKRMAELAAGARYPAKLLRALDRAGGNPQSVERVGIHYAAQQCAHLLDQGVEGIHFYTLNKSHATREIYANLGLTAATAG